A window of the Acidovorax sp. YS12 genome harbors these coding sequences:
- a CDS encoding glutamate-5-semialdehyde dehydrogenase, with protein sequence MTALDIAEYTHTLGSQAKTASALMARAPAAIKNKALRALAQLLRDNVQALQHDNARDLERAVAAGLDAPMVDRLKLTPKVIETCAQGCEQLAAMPDIIGEILGMKQQPSGIRVGQMRVPIGVFGMVYESRPNVTIEAASLSIKSGNACILRGGSEAIESNKALARLVAQALAQAGLPAHGVQLVETTDRAAVGQLIAMPQFVDVIIPRGGKGLIERISAEAKVPVIKHLDGNCHTYVDDPCDIAMAVTVADNAKTQKYSPCNASEGLLVARGVAADFLPRIGAVYAAKGVEMRCDAEALALLAAVPGAALVPATAQDWSEEYLAPIISVKVVAGVEEAIAHINRYGSHHTDAILTTSHVHAQQFLRDVDSASVMVNASTRFADGFEYGLGAEIGISTDKFHARGPVGIEGLTSLKYVVLGEGEIRT encoded by the coding sequence ATGACCGCGCTCGACATCGCTGAATACACCCACACCCTTGGTTCCCAGGCAAAAACGGCCTCAGCCCTGATGGCGCGTGCGCCAGCAGCTATCAAAAACAAAGCGCTGCGGGCGCTGGCGCAGTTGCTGCGCGACAACGTGCAGGCGCTGCAGCACGACAACGCGCGCGACCTGGAGCGTGCCGTGGCCGCCGGGCTGGACGCGCCGATGGTGGACCGCCTCAAGCTCACGCCGAAGGTGATCGAGACCTGCGCCCAGGGCTGCGAGCAGCTCGCGGCCATGCCCGACATCATTGGCGAGATCCTGGGCATGAAGCAGCAGCCCAGCGGCATCCGCGTGGGGCAGATGCGCGTGCCCATCGGCGTGTTCGGCATGGTTTACGAGAGCCGCCCGAACGTGACCATCGAGGCCGCCAGCCTGTCGATCAAGAGCGGCAACGCCTGCATCCTGCGCGGCGGCTCGGAGGCCATCGAGTCGAACAAGGCGCTGGCGCGGCTGGTGGCGCAGGCGCTGGCCCAGGCCGGCCTGCCGGCGCATGGCGTGCAACTGGTCGAGACCACCGACCGCGCCGCCGTGGGCCAGCTCATCGCCATGCCGCAGTTCGTCGACGTCATCATTCCGCGCGGCGGCAAGGGGCTGATCGAGCGCATCAGCGCCGAGGCCAAGGTGCCCGTCATCAAGCACCTGGACGGCAACTGCCACACCTACGTGGACGACCCCTGCGACATCGCCATGGCGGTGACGGTGGCCGACAACGCCAAGACGCAGAAGTACAGCCCCTGCAACGCCAGCGAGGGCCTGCTGGTGGCGCGCGGCGTGGCGGCCGACTTCCTGCCCCGCATCGGCGCCGTGTACGCCGCCAAGGGCGTGGAGATGCGCTGCGACGCCGAGGCCCTGGCCCTGCTGGCCGCCGTGCCCGGTGCGGCGCTGGTGCCCGCCACCGCGCAGGACTGGAGCGAGGAATACCTGGCGCCCATCATCAGCGTGAAGGTGGTGGCGGGCGTGGAGGAGGCGATTGCCCACATCAACCGCTACGGCAGCCACCACACCGACGCCATCCTCACCACCAGCCACGTGCACGCGCAGCAGTTCCTGCGCGACGTGGACTCGGCCAGCGTGATGGTGAACGCCAGCACGCGCTTCGCCGACGGCTTCGAGTACGGGCTGGGCGCCGAGATCGGCATCAGCACCGACAAGTTCCACGCGCGCGGCCCGGTGGGCATCGAGGGGCTGACCTCGCTCAAGTACGTGGTGCTGGGTGAAGGTGAGATTCGCACCTGA
- the trkA gene encoding Trk system potassium transporter TrkA translates to MKIIILGAGRVGQSVADSLVSEHNDITVIDTDAARLRDLESRLDLRGVVGNGMEPPVLAEAGARDTDLLIACAAQDETNLVCCKVAQMLFNVPTRIARVRSPSFEDGNALLAPDGFAVDHILCPEDSLVRYIAKLVEYPEALQVREFAGGRASLVSVRARPGAPAVGLQIGALRQQMPDVAVRMVAIYRRFADEPDRFVPCDGSTRIEPGDEVFALASHARIPQVLAALHRPEGRPARPVRRIMMAGGGQVSERLARLLAQQAGRFHLKIVEEDPQRCVALASALPEGVLVLQGETSDEELLSEEGIEEVDFFLALGDDDENNIMACLLAKRLGARRVLALINRHTYADLMHGTQIDIALSPAQAMLGELLAYVRRGDVQAVHSLRRGVAEALEIVARGDRKSSRVVGRQVEDLPLPPAVHMGLIIRGLPDPEAPPPPEGAIVPLQASEPEVILPRSHTVIEHNDHVVFFLPNKRLVREVEKLFRVSATFF, encoded by the coding sequence ATGAAAATCATCATCCTGGGTGCGGGCCGCGTGGGCCAGAGCGTGGCCGACAGCCTGGTGTCGGAGCACAACGACATCACCGTCATCGACACCGACGCCGCGCGGCTGCGCGACCTGGAGTCGCGCCTGGACCTGCGCGGCGTGGTGGGCAACGGCATGGAGCCCCCGGTGCTGGCCGAGGCCGGCGCGCGCGACACCGACCTGCTCATCGCCTGCGCCGCGCAGGACGAGACCAACCTGGTGTGCTGCAAGGTGGCGCAGATGCTGTTCAACGTGCCCACGCGCATCGCGCGCGTGCGCTCGCCCAGCTTCGAGGACGGCAACGCGCTGCTGGCGCCCGACGGCTTCGCGGTGGACCACATCCTGTGCCCCGAGGACTCGCTGGTGCGCTACATCGCCAAGCTGGTGGAGTACCCCGAGGCGCTGCAGGTGCGCGAGTTCGCGGGCGGGCGCGCCAGCCTGGTGTCGGTGCGCGCGCGCCCCGGCGCGCCAGCCGTGGGCCTGCAGATCGGCGCGCTGCGCCAGCAGATGCCCGACGTGGCGGTGCGCATGGTGGCCATCTACCGGCGCTTCGCCGACGAGCCCGACCGCTTCGTGCCCTGCGACGGCAGCACGCGCATCGAGCCGGGCGACGAGGTCTTCGCCCTGGCCAGCCACGCGCGCATTCCGCAGGTGCTGGCGGCGCTGCACCGCCCCGAGGGGCGGCCCGCGCGGCCGGTGCGGCGCATCATGATGGCCGGCGGCGGCCAGGTCAGCGAGCGCCTGGCGCGGCTGCTGGCGCAGCAGGCCGGGCGCTTTCACCTGAAGATCGTCGAGGAAGACCCGCAGCGCTGCGTGGCGCTGGCCTCGGCCCTGCCCGAGGGCGTGCTGGTGCTGCAGGGCGAGACCTCGGACGAGGAGCTGCTGAGCGAGGAGGGCATCGAGGAGGTGGACTTCTTCCTGGCGCTCGGCGACGACGACGAGAACAACATCATGGCCTGCCTGCTGGCCAAGCGCCTGGGCGCGCGCCGCGTGCTGGCGCTCATCAACCGCCACACCTACGCCGACCTGATGCACGGCACGCAGATCGACATCGCGCTGTCGCCCGCGCAGGCCATGCTGGGCGAGCTGCTGGCCTACGTGCGCCGCGGCGACGTGCAGGCCGTGCACAGCCTGCGCCGCGGCGTGGCCGAGGCGCTGGAGATCGTGGCGCGCGGCGACCGCAAGAGCTCGCGCGTGGTCGGGCGCCAGGTGGAGGACCTGCCGCTGCCGCCCGCCGTGCACATGGGCCTGATCATCCGCGGCCTGCCCGACCCCGAGGCGCCGCCGCCGCCCGAGGGCGCCATCGTGCCGCTGCAGGCGAGCGAGCCCGAGGTCATCCTGCCGCGCAGCCACACGGTGATCGAGCACAACGACCACGTGGTGTTCTTCCTGCCGAACAAGCGCCTGGTGCGCGAGGTGGAGAAGCTGTTCCGCGTCAGCGCCACTTTCTTCTGA
- a CDS encoding TrkH family potassium uptake protein, with protein MSDLFPVLRVLGMLLCMFALAMGVPLAVSLGQADGVWQAYPLAMLVTLAWGAGLWWGLRRHKRELQPRHGVILVTLVWVLLPLCAALPLWLALQWVNHPVTFTHAYFEAVSGLTTTGSTVLSGVDALPLSVNVWRTFLQWLGGMGILILAVAVLPLLGVGGAQLFKAEAAGPIKDTKLTPRMTETAKGLWGVYAVFSVTCAAAFWAGGMSFMDALMHMFTTVSLGGLSAHDASFAYFDSPLLEAIALVFMLAASCNFALYFIALRKGHWRGFWRDPEMRATMVALIGGGLLVALLLWAKGVYAPLQALRHGMFHVVSVATTTGFATQDYLQWPVFAPVFMLLLSGVATSAGSTGGGIKMVRMLILIKQARRELTRLVHPRAVQPVLLGGHVVDNRMIFSVLAFMLVYGATVIVLSMVLLLTDIDPLTAFSAVLASVHCMGPGLGAVGPSSNYAVLTDFQIWVCTFAMLLGRLEILSFMAMLSPAFWKR; from the coding sequence ATGAGCGACCTCTTTCCCGTTCTGCGCGTGCTCGGCATGCTGCTGTGCATGTTCGCGCTGGCCATGGGGGTGCCGCTGGCCGTCTCGCTGGGGCAGGCCGACGGCGTGTGGCAGGCCTATCCGCTGGCCATGCTGGTCACGCTGGCCTGGGGCGCGGGCCTGTGGTGGGGGCTGCGGCGCCACAAGCGCGAGCTGCAGCCGCGCCACGGGGTCATTTTGGTCACGCTGGTGTGGGTGCTGCTGCCGCTGTGCGCGGCGCTGCCGCTGTGGCTGGCGCTGCAGTGGGTGAACCACCCGGTGACGTTCACGCACGCCTACTTCGAGGCCGTCTCGGGCCTGACCACCACCGGCTCCACGGTGCTCAGCGGGGTCGATGCGCTGCCCCTCTCGGTGAACGTGTGGCGCACCTTCCTGCAGTGGCTCGGCGGCATGGGCATATTGATCCTGGCCGTGGCCGTGCTGCCGCTGCTGGGCGTGGGCGGCGCCCAGCTGTTCAAGGCCGAGGCGGCCGGCCCGATCAAGGACACCAAGCTGACCCCGCGCATGACCGAGACGGCCAAGGGCCTGTGGGGCGTGTACGCGGTGTTCTCCGTCACCTGCGCGGCGGCGTTCTGGGCCGGCGGCATGTCGTTCATGGACGCGCTCATGCACATGTTCACCACGGTGAGCCTGGGCGGGCTGTCGGCGCACGACGCGAGCTTCGCCTACTTCGACTCGCCGCTGCTCGAAGCCATCGCGCTGGTGTTCATGCTGGCCGCGAGCTGCAACTTCGCGCTGTACTTCATCGCGCTGCGCAAGGGCCACTGGCGCGGCTTCTGGCGCGACCCCGAGATGCGCGCCACCATGGTGGCGCTGATCGGCGGCGGCCTGCTGGTGGCGCTGCTGTTGTGGGCCAAGGGCGTGTACGCGCCGCTGCAGGCGCTGCGCCACGGCATGTTCCACGTGGTGTCGGTGGCCACCACCACGGGCTTCGCCACGCAGGACTACCTGCAGTGGCCGGTGTTCGCGCCGGTGTTCATGCTGCTGCTGTCGGGCGTGGCCACCAGTGCGGGCTCCACGGGCGGCGGCATCAAGATGGTGCGCATGCTCATCCTCATCAAGCAGGCGCGGCGCGAGCTGACGCGCCTGGTGCACCCGCGCGCCGTGCAGCCGGTGCTGCTGGGCGGCCACGTGGTGGACAACCGCATGATCTTCTCGGTGCTGGCCTTCATGCTGGTGTACGGCGCCACGGTGATCGTGCTCAGCATGGTGCTGCTGCTGACCGACATCGATCCGCTGACCGCCTTCTCGGCCGTGCTCGCCAGCGTGCACTGCATGGGGCCGGGGCTGGGCGCCGTCGGCCCCAGCTCCAACTACGCGGTGCTGACCGACTTCCAGATCTGGGTGTGCACCTTCGCCATGCTGCTGGGGCGGCTGGAGATCCTGAGCTTCATGGCCATGCTTTCGCCGGCGTTCTGGAAGCGCTGA
- the gshA gene encoding glutamate--cysteine ligase yields the protein MVPHLITALTGPINELEQRILDSMPAIERWFRLEWMEHTPPFYSSVDIRNAGFKLAPVDTNLFPGGWNNLTPEMLPLAVQAAMAAIEKICPEARNLLIIPENHTRNTFYLANLAQLARIFNMAGLHVRIGSVSPEVKKPTRVALPGGEEITIEPVVRTKHRLGLKGFDPCTILLNNDLSAGAPGILEELYEQYLLPPLHAGWSVRRKSRHFKSYEEVAKRFGKLLGIDPWLINPLFSQCGAVDFAEGQGLEGLQTQVDALLAKVRRKYKEYGINEKPFAVVKADNGTYGMGIMTVHDAKELEQLNRKSRNKMAVIKDGQTVSEVIVQEGVRTQERMHEAVAEPVVYMMDRYVVGGFYRVHAERGDEENLNAPGAAFVPLAFAHGGQLPQPGARPGASAPNRFYMYGVVARLAMLAASYELEATDPEAEVY from the coding sequence ATGGTTCCGCATCTCATCACCGCGCTCACGGGCCCGATCAACGAGCTGGAGCAGCGCATCCTCGATTCCATGCCCGCCATCGAGCGCTGGTTCCGCCTGGAGTGGATGGAGCACACGCCGCCGTTCTACAGCTCGGTGGACATCCGCAACGCCGGCTTCAAGCTCGCGCCGGTGGACACCAACCTGTTCCCCGGCGGCTGGAACAACCTGACGCCCGAGATGCTGCCGCTGGCCGTGCAGGCGGCCATGGCGGCAATCGAGAAGATCTGTCCCGAGGCGCGCAACCTGCTCATCATTCCCGAGAACCACACGCGCAACACCTTCTACCTGGCCAACCTGGCGCAGCTGGCGCGCATCTTCAACATGGCCGGGCTGCACGTGCGCATCGGCTCCGTCAGCCCCGAGGTGAAGAAGCCCACGCGCGTGGCCCTGCCCGGGGGCGAGGAGATCACCATCGAGCCCGTGGTGCGCACCAAGCACCGCCTGGGGCTCAAGGGGTTCGACCCCTGCACCATCCTGCTGAACAACGACCTGTCGGCAGGCGCGCCCGGCATCCTGGAGGAGCTGTACGAGCAGTACCTGCTGCCGCCGCTGCACGCGGGCTGGAGCGTGCGCCGCAAGAGCCGCCACTTCAAGAGCTACGAGGAGGTGGCCAAGCGCTTCGGCAAGCTGCTGGGCATCGATCCCTGGCTCATCAACCCGCTGTTCAGCCAGTGCGGCGCGGTCGATTTCGCCGAGGGCCAGGGCCTGGAGGGCCTGCAGACCCAGGTGGACGCGCTGCTGGCCAAGGTGCGGCGCAAATACAAGGAATACGGCATCAACGAAAAGCCCTTCGCCGTCGTCAAGGCCGACAACGGCACCTACGGCATGGGCATCATGACCGTGCACGACGCCAAGGAGCTGGAGCAGCTTAATCGCAAGAGCCGCAACAAGATGGCCGTCATCAAGGACGGCCAGACGGTGAGCGAGGTCATCGTCCAGGAAGGCGTGCGCACCCAGGAGCGCATGCACGAGGCCGTGGCCGAGCCGGTGGTGTACATGATGGACCGCTACGTCGTCGGCGGTTTCTACCGCGTGCACGCCGAGCGCGGCGACGAGGAAAACCTCAACGCCCCGGGCGCGGCCTTCGTGCCGCTGGCCTTCGCCCACGGTGGCCAGCTGCCCCAGCCGGGCGCGCGCCCCGGCGCCAGCGCGCCCAACCGCTTCTACATGTACGGCGTGGTGGCGCGCCTGGCCATGCTGGCCGCCAGCTACGAGCTGGAGGCCACCGACCCCGAGGCCGAGGTGTACTGA
- a CDS encoding potassium transporter Kup, translating to MQSTKSPLGALVLGAIGVVYGDIGTSVLYTVKEVFGSGHVPFTTGNVYGILSILFWTLTFIVSLKYVVLVLRADNNGEGGLIAMLALASQSVKDKPALRRALLVVGIFGTCLFYGDGVITPAITVLGAVEGLEVMSPSLHGAIIPLTLVILLGLFMVQKHGASSIGRFFGPVMIVWFVTIAALGVAQITRHPEILWALSPHYALGFMLANPGTTFVLLGAVVLCVTGGEALYADMGHFGKRPIRVAWFSIAMPALTLNYFGQGALLLENPEAVKNPFYMLAPAWALMPLVVLATAAAVIASQALITGAYSVTKQVIQLGYLPRLRVEHTNVKEAGQIYMPFVNWSLFVAIVLAVVMFRSSSNLAAAYGIAVTLDMLITTTLTFFVVRYNWRYPLPLCIAATGCFFLVDLAFFSSNLLKLLQGGWFPLFIGASVFLLMMTWQRGRELLHDKRHAEAIDLRDFLASVLISPPTRVDGTAVFLTGEPGIVPNALLHNLKHNKVLHAQNLFVTVRNHEVPWIGMDKRLQIEPLGSDCWQVTVNYGFKNDPDLPRALGLMRGRGCELDGMTTSYFLSRDVVTPSVGSGMAPWREKLFAQMHHNASGVADFLNLPSNAVVELGSKIEI from the coding sequence GTGCAAAGCACCAAATCACCGCTGGGAGCGCTCGTCCTCGGTGCCATTGGCGTCGTCTACGGCGACATCGGCACCAGCGTTCTCTACACCGTCAAGGAAGTGTTCGGCTCGGGCCACGTGCCGTTCACCACCGGCAACGTCTACGGGATCCTGTCGATCCTCTTCTGGACGCTCACCTTCATCGTCTCGCTCAAGTACGTCGTGCTGGTGCTGCGCGCCGACAACAACGGCGAGGGCGGCCTGATCGCCATGCTGGCGCTGGCCTCGCAGTCGGTGAAGGACAAGCCCGCGCTGCGCCGGGCCCTGCTGGTGGTGGGCATCTTCGGCACCTGCCTGTTCTACGGCGACGGGGTCATCACCCCGGCCATCACGGTGCTGGGCGCCGTGGAGGGCCTGGAGGTGATGTCGCCCAGCCTGCACGGCGCCATCATCCCGCTGACGCTGGTCATCCTGCTGGGCCTGTTCATGGTGCAGAAGCACGGCGCCAGCAGCATCGGCCGCTTCTTCGGGCCGGTGATGATCGTGTGGTTCGTCACCATCGCGGCGCTGGGCGTGGCGCAGATCACGCGCCACCCCGAGATCCTGTGGGCGCTGAGCCCGCATTACGCGCTGGGCTTCATGCTGGCCAACCCGGGCACCACCTTCGTGCTGCTGGGCGCCGTGGTGCTGTGCGTGACCGGTGGCGAGGCGCTGTATGCCGACATGGGCCACTTCGGCAAGCGGCCCATCCGCGTGGCCTGGTTCTCCATCGCCATGCCGGCGCTCACGCTCAACTACTTCGGCCAGGGCGCGCTGCTGCTGGAGAACCCCGAGGCGGTGAAGAACCCCTTCTACATGCTGGCCCCGGCATGGGCGCTGATGCCGCTGGTGGTGCTGGCCACGGCGGCGGCCGTGATCGCTTCGCAGGCGCTCATCACCGGCGCCTACAGCGTGACCAAGCAGGTCATCCAGCTCGGCTATCTGCCGCGCCTGCGCGTGGAGCACACCAACGTCAAGGAAGCCGGGCAGATCTACATGCCCTTCGTCAACTGGAGCCTGTTCGTGGCCATCGTGCTGGCCGTGGTCATGTTCCGCTCCAGCAGCAACCTGGCGGCGGCCTACGGCATCGCGGTGACGCTGGACATGCTCATCACCACCACGCTGACCTTCTTCGTGGTGCGCTACAACTGGCGCTACCCGCTGCCGCTGTGCATCGCGGCCACGGGCTGCTTCTTCCTGGTCGATCTGGCCTTCTTCAGCTCGAACCTGCTCAAGCTGCTGCAGGGCGGCTGGTTCCCGCTGTTCATCGGCGCCAGCGTATTCCTGCTGATGATGACCTGGCAGCGCGGGCGCGAACTGCTGCACGACAAGCGCCACGCCGAGGCCATCGACCTGCGCGACTTCCTCGCCTCGGTGCTGATCAGCCCGCCCACGCGCGTGGACGGCACGGCCGTGTTTCTCACGGGCGAGCCGGGCATCGTGCCCAACGCGCTGCTGCACAACCTCAAGCACAACAAGGTGCTGCACGCGCAGAACCTGTTCGTCACCGTGCGCAACCACGAGGTGCCCTGGATCGGCATGGACAAGCGCCTGCAGATCGAGCCCCTGGGCAGCGACTGCTGGCAGGTGACGGTGAACTACGGCTTCAAGAACGACCCCGACCTGCCGCGCGCGCTCGGCCTCATGCGCGGGCGCGGCTGCGAGCTCGACGGCATGACGACCAGCTACTTCCTCTCGCGCGACGTAGTCACGCCCAGCGTGGGCAGCGGCATGGCGCCGTGGCGCGAAAAGCTGTTCGCGCAGATGCACCACAACGCCAGCGGCGTGGCCGACTTCCTGAACCTGCCGAGCAACGCGGTGGTGGAGCTGGGGTCGAAGATCGAGATTTGA
- the ubiD gene encoding 4-hydroxy-3-polyprenylbenzoate decarboxylase codes for MHYRDLRDFMAQLEAAGELRRIAAPVSPHLEMTALADRVLRAGGPALLFEQPTGHTMPVLANLFGTPARVARALGVAGLPEIRAFGEVLAALKEPEPPRGMKDLWGKRDLLKTLWSMAPAHVRRPPCQQVVWEGDEVDLARLPIQHCWPGDVAPLVTWGLTITRGPLKKRQNLGIYRQQLLSKNQLIMRWLSHRGGALDFADHCRLHPGQPYPVAVAIGADPATILGAVTPVPDTLSEYQFAGLLRGARTEVAPALGVPLQVPASAEIVLEGHIRPDARHASGWQHALEGPYGDHTGYYNECAEFPVFTVDRVTLREDALYHSTYTGKPPDEPAMLGLALNELFVPLLQRAFPEILDFYLPPEACSYRMAVVRIRKAYAGHARRVMMGVWSHLRQFLYTKFIVVVDEDVDARDWKEVIWALTTRMDPKRDTLLIEHTPIDYLDFASPVAGLGSKMGLDATNKWPGETQREWGRPMAMDAEVSARMNALADALGL; via the coding sequence ATGCACTACCGCGACCTGCGTGACTTCATGGCGCAACTGGAGGCGGCGGGCGAGCTGCGCCGCATCGCCGCGCCCGTCTCCCCGCACCTCGAAATGACCGCGCTGGCCGACCGCGTGCTGCGCGCGGGCGGCCCGGCGCTGCTGTTCGAGCAGCCCACGGGCCACACCATGCCAGTGCTCGCCAACCTGTTCGGCACACCCGCGCGCGTGGCGCGCGCGCTGGGCGTGGCCGGGCTGCCCGAGATCCGCGCCTTCGGCGAAGTGCTCGCCGCGCTGAAAGAACCCGAGCCGCCGCGCGGCATGAAAGACCTGTGGGGCAAGCGCGACCTGCTCAAGACGCTGTGGAGCATGGCCCCCGCGCACGTGCGCCGCCCGCCGTGCCAGCAGGTGGTGTGGGAGGGCGATGAGGTGGACCTGGCGCGCCTGCCCATCCAGCACTGCTGGCCCGGCGACGTGGCGCCGCTCGTCACCTGGGGCCTCACCATCACGCGCGGGCCGTTGAAAAAGCGCCAGAACCTCGGCATCTACCGCCAGCAGTTGCTGTCGAAAAACCAGCTCATCATGCGCTGGCTCTCGCACCGCGGCGGCGCGCTGGACTTCGCCGACCACTGCCGCCTGCACCCCGGCCAGCCCTACCCGGTGGCCGTGGCCATCGGGGCCGACCCGGCCACGATCCTCGGCGCCGTCACGCCCGTGCCCGACACGCTGTCGGAATACCAGTTCGCCGGCCTGCTGCGCGGCGCGCGCACCGAGGTCGCGCCCGCGCTCGGCGTGCCGCTGCAAGTGCCCGCCAGCGCCGAAATCGTGCTCGAAGGCCACATCCGCCCCGACGCCCGCCACGCCAGCGGCTGGCAGCACGCGCTCGAAGGCCCCTACGGCGACCACACCGGCTACTACAACGAGTGCGCCGAGTTCCCCGTGTTCACCGTGGACCGCGTCACGCTGCGCGAGGACGCGCTGTACCACAGCACCTACACCGGCAAGCCGCCCGACGAGCCCGCCATGCTCGGCCTGGCGCTGAACGAGCTGTTCGTGCCGCTGCTGCAGCGCGCCTTTCCCGAGATCCTCGACTTCTACCTGCCGCCCGAGGCGTGCAGCTATCGCATGGCCGTGGTGCGCATCCGCAAGGCCTACGCGGGCCACGCGCGGCGCGTGATGATGGGCGTGTGGAGCCACCTGCGCCAGTTCCTGTACACCAAGTTCATCGTGGTCGTGGACGAAGACGTGGACGCGCGCGATTGGAAGGAAGTCATCTGGGCGCTGACCACGCGCATGGACCCCAAGCGCGACACGCTGCTGATCGAGCACACCCCCATCGACTACCTCGACTTCGCCTCGCCCGTGGCGGGCCTGGGCAGCAAGATGGGGCTGGACGCCACCAACAAATGGCCCGGCGAAACCCAGCGCGAATGGGGGCGCCCGATGGCGATGGACGCCGAGGTCAGCGCGCGCATGAATGCGCTGGCGGATGCGCTGGGTTTGTAG
- a CDS encoding UbiX family flavin prenyltransferase → MSISPRRVIVGISGASGAVYGARLLQALREIGNVESHLVVSDAGWRNLRHELDMDRASVEALADVVHALDNVGASIASGSFGAQGMVIAPCSMRTLAAVAHGLADNLLTRAADVALKERRRLVLMVRESPLHLVHLRNMATVTEMGGIVCPPMPAFYQRPTSVGEIVDHSVARALDLLGIENALAPRWQGLPQNS, encoded by the coding sequence ATGAGCATTTCTCCCCGCCGCGTCATCGTCGGCATTTCCGGCGCCAGCGGCGCCGTCTATGGCGCGCGCCTGCTGCAGGCGCTGCGCGAGATCGGCAACGTCGAGTCGCACCTGGTCGTCTCCGACGCCGGCTGGCGCAACCTGCGCCACGAGCTGGACATGGACCGCGCCAGCGTCGAGGCCCTGGCCGACGTGGTGCACGCGCTGGACAACGTGGGCGCCAGCATCGCCAGCGGCTCGTTCGGCGCGCAGGGCATGGTCATCGCGCCCTGCTCCATGCGCACCCTGGCGGCCGTGGCCCACGGCCTGGCCGACAACCTGCTCACGCGCGCGGCCGACGTGGCACTCAAGGAGCGCCGCCGCCTGGTGCTGATGGTGCGCGAATCGCCGCTGCACCTGGTGCACCTGCGCAACATGGCCACGGTGACGGAAATGGGCGGCATCGTCTGCCCGCCCATGCCCGCGTTCTACCAGCGCCCCACCAGCGTGGGCGAGATCGTGGACCACAGCGTGGCGCGCGCGCTCGACCTGCTGGGCATCGAGAACGCGCTGGCCCCGCGCTGGCAAGGTCTCCCGCAAAACTCCTGA
- a CDS encoding zinc-binding protein, with protein sequence MNDPAPAPGHLLGARPLVYSCSGCSSAAQLANHVAVQLDRRGVAEMSCIAGVGGDVPKLVKLAQSGRPIVALDGCPLVCVKSSLARHGIAPARHYQLHEYGVKKRNHQDFDPAQAAEVLGRVEADLIDHPLRKEAA encoded by the coding sequence ATGAACGACCCTGCCCCCGCCCCCGGCCACCTGCTAGGCGCACGCCCGCTGGTCTATTCCTGCTCCGGCTGCTCCAGCGCCGCGCAGCTCGCCAACCACGTCGCCGTGCAGCTCGACCGGCGCGGCGTGGCCGAGATGTCGTGCATCGCCGGCGTGGGCGGCGACGTGCCCAAGCTGGTCAAGCTGGCCCAGTCGGGCCGCCCCATCGTCGCGCTCGACGGCTGCCCGCTGGTGTGCGTGAAAAGCAGCCTGGCGCGCCATGGCATCGCCCCGGCGCGGCACTACCAGCTGCACGAATACGGCGTGAAGAAGCGCAACCACCAGGATTTCGACCCCGCGCAGGCCGCCGAGGTGCTGGGCCGGGTCGAGGCCGACCTGATCGACCACCCGCTGCGCAAAGAGGCCGCATGA
- a CDS encoding SCP2 sterol-binding domain-containing protein, protein MTTTPPAPFTLPRPVGAVLARLPAYPGSVLLVTAINLALAHHLPDDVKALLKDKRLSIRVRDARLAFDFSWNGQRFAPSAPQAQPDLAISANAQDFMLLAQRRQDPDTLFFNRRLVMEGDTELGLVVKNALDAIELPVLDPAHWTPRAVLARRAPHLARQLPPLPPIFGGRP, encoded by the coding sequence ATGACCACCACCCCGCCCGCCCCCTTCACCCTGCCGCGCCCCGTGGGCGCCGTGCTCGCGCGCCTGCCCGCCTACCCCGGCTCGGTGCTGCTGGTCACCGCCATCAACCTGGCGCTGGCGCACCACCTGCCCGACGACGTGAAGGCGCTGCTCAAGGACAAGCGCCTGTCCATCCGCGTGCGCGACGCGCGCCTGGCGTTCGACTTTTCATGGAACGGCCAGCGCTTCGCGCCCAGCGCGCCGCAGGCCCAGCCCGACCTGGCCATCAGCGCCAACGCGCAGGACTTCATGCTGCTGGCGCAGCGCCGCCAGGATCCGGACACGCTGTTCTTCAACCGCCGCCTGGTGATGGAGGGCGACACCGAGCTGGGCCTGGTAGTGAAGAACGCGCTCGACGCCATCGAGCTGCCCGTGCTCGACCCCGCGCACTGGACGCCGCGCGCCGTGCTCGCGCGCCGCGCGCCGCACCTGGCGCGCCAGTTGCCGCCGCTGCCGCCGATCTTTGGGGGCCGGCCATGA